One Thauera sp. K11 DNA window includes the following coding sequences:
- the dusB gene encoding tRNA dihydrouridine synthase DusB, with translation MQFAGFTLRNNLIVAPMAGVTDRPFRQLCKKMGAGLAVSEMVTSNSLLYGSEKTQRRANHDGEVEPISVQIAGADPAMMAEAARHNAERGAQIIDINMGCPAKKVCNVMAGSALMQDEPLVARILEAVVEAVPSTPVTLKFRTGWNRANKNAPLIARIAEESGIRAIAIHGRTRADQYTGEAEYDTIAHVKSRVKIPVIANGDIATPQKARQVLDHTGADGVMIGRAAQGRPWIFREIEHFLATGEELPPPLVGEIHQVCREHLDDLYAFYGEDKGVKIARKHISWYTKGLVGSAAFRHAMNQIPDIPAQLAAVDEFFGKLAETDARLRYEAELPQELAA, from the coding sequence ATGCAGTTCGCCGGATTCACGCTGCGCAACAATCTCATCGTCGCCCCCATGGCCGGGGTCACCGATCGCCCGTTCCGCCAGTTGTGCAAGAAGATGGGGGCGGGCCTGGCCGTGTCCGAGATGGTCACCTCGAACTCGCTGCTCTACGGCAGCGAGAAGACGCAGCGCCGGGCCAACCACGACGGCGAGGTGGAGCCGATCTCGGTGCAGATCGCCGGCGCCGATCCGGCGATGATGGCCGAGGCCGCGCGCCACAACGCCGAGCGCGGCGCGCAGATCATCGACATCAACATGGGCTGTCCGGCGAAGAAGGTGTGCAACGTGATGGCCGGCTCGGCGCTGATGCAGGACGAACCGCTGGTCGCCCGCATCCTCGAGGCGGTGGTGGAGGCGGTGCCGTCCACGCCGGTGACGCTGAAGTTCCGCACCGGCTGGAACCGCGCCAACAAGAACGCGCCGCTGATCGCGCGCATCGCCGAGGAATCCGGCATCCGCGCCATCGCCATCCATGGCCGCACCCGTGCCGACCAGTACACGGGCGAAGCCGAGTACGACACCATCGCCCACGTGAAGTCGCGCGTGAAGATCCCGGTGATCGCCAACGGCGACATCGCCACGCCGCAGAAGGCCAGACAGGTGCTCGACCATACCGGCGCCGACGGCGTCATGATCGGCCGCGCGGCGCAGGGCCGGCCGTGGATCTTCCGCGAGATCGAACACTTCCTCGCCACCGGAGAGGAACTGCCGCCGCCGCTGGTGGGCGAGATCCACCAGGTCTGCCGCGAACATCTCGACGACCTGTACGCCTTCTACGGCGAGGACAAGGGCGTGAAGATCGCCCGCAAGCACATCTCCTGGTACACCAAGGGCCTGGTCGGCTCCGCCGCCTTCCGCCACGCGATGAACCAGATCCCCGACATTCCGGCGCAGCTCGCGGCCGTCGACGAGTTCTTCGGCAAGCTGGCCGAGACCGACGCGCGCCTGCGCTACGAAGCCGAACTGCCTCAGGAGCTCGCAGCATGA
- a CDS encoding trans-sulfuration enzyme family protein, with protein sequence MPQDENLSPATLAAQGLGSAAMPHRDIVPPIHVATTFERDPDGSLPGGRLYARDASPAFDPAEALLCRLEGGAAAALFASGMAAASAVLLALKPGARIVAPQDMYWGLRGWMIEFCANWQLTLDFHAGEGELAARLQVPADLVWVETPANPTWEITDIARAAELARAAGARLVVDSTVPTPVFTRPLALGADIVMHSATKYLNGHSDVVAGVLVTREADAFWARVKTARAAGGAVLGPFEAWLLNRGLRTLFPRVRTAAASAARIAGHFEHHPAVLAVLYPGLPSHPGHDVARRQMDGGFGAMLSLRVRGGEAAAREVAARVRLFRRATSLGSVESLIEHRAAVEGPGSRCPADLLRISVGIEHTDDLIADLEQALAAAAG encoded by the coding sequence ATGCCGCAGGACGAAAACCTCTCCCCCGCCACCCTCGCCGCCCAGGGACTGGGCAGCGCGGCGATGCCGCATCGCGACATCGTCCCCCCCATCCACGTCGCCACCACCTTCGAGCGCGACCCGGACGGCAGCCTGCCCGGCGGACGGCTCTATGCGCGCGACGCCAGCCCGGCTTTCGATCCGGCCGAGGCCCTGCTGTGCCGGCTCGAAGGCGGCGCGGCGGCGGCGCTGTTCGCCTCGGGCATGGCGGCCGCGTCGGCGGTGCTGCTGGCGCTGAAGCCCGGCGCGCGCATCGTCGCGCCGCAGGACATGTACTGGGGGCTGCGCGGCTGGATGATCGAGTTCTGCGCCAACTGGCAACTGACGCTGGACTTCCATGCCGGCGAAGGCGAACTCGCCGCCCGGCTGCAAGTCCCGGCCGACCTCGTGTGGGTCGAGACGCCCGCCAACCCCACCTGGGAGATCACCGACATCGCCCGCGCCGCCGAACTCGCCCGTGCCGCGGGCGCGCGCCTGGTGGTCGACTCCACCGTCCCCACGCCGGTGTTCACCCGGCCGCTCGCGCTGGGCGCGGACATCGTCATGCATTCGGCCACCAAGTACCTCAACGGCCATTCGGACGTCGTCGCCGGCGTGCTGGTGACGCGCGAGGCGGACGCCTTCTGGGCGCGCGTCAAGACCGCGCGGGCCGCGGGCGGAGCGGTACTCGGCCCCTTCGAAGCCTGGCTGCTGAACCGCGGCCTGCGCACGCTCTTCCCCCGCGTGCGCACGGCCGCCGCCTCGGCCGCCCGCATCGCCGGCCATTTCGAGCACCATCCGGCGGTCCTGGCCGTGCTCTACCCCGGCCTGCCCTCGCATCCCGGCCACGACGTCGCCAGGCGGCAGATGGACGGCGGCTTCGGCGCCATGCTGTCGCTGCGCGTGCGCGGCGGCGAGGCGGCGGCGCGCGAGGTCGCGGCCCGCGTGCGGCTGTTCCGCCGTGCGACCTCGCTGGGTTCGGTGGAAAGCCTGATCGAACACCGCGCCGCCGTCGAAGGGCCGGGCAGCCGCTGCCCGGCCGACCTGCTGCGCATCTCGGTCGGCATCGAACACACCGACGACCTCATCGCCGATCTGGAGCAGGCGCTGGCGGCCGCGGCGGGCTGA
- the murU gene encoding N-acetylmuramate alpha-1-phosphate uridylyltransferase MurU gives MILAAGRGERMRPLTDHTPKPLLEAGGKPLIVWHVERLREAGFTELVINHAHLGHLLEAALGDGRRYGVRIDWSPEREALETAGGIRQALPLLGDEPFLVVNGDVFCDADFAAVSLRTDDLAQLLLVPNPAHHPAGDFLLRGGRIVPGEDVHDAHDARLTFSGIGMYHPALFAGLAAGSKARLAPLLREAATAGRVGGSRHDGLWVDVGTPARLAELDRSLRIEAERSPARGE, from the coding sequence ATGATCCTGGCCGCGGGCCGCGGCGAACGCATGCGCCCGCTCACCGACCACACGCCGAAACCGCTGCTCGAGGCAGGCGGCAAGCCGCTGATCGTGTGGCACGTCGAGCGGCTGCGCGAGGCCGGCTTCACCGAGCTGGTCATCAACCACGCCCACCTCGGCCATCTGCTCGAAGCCGCGCTCGGCGACGGCCGCCGCTACGGCGTGCGCATCGACTGGTCGCCCGAGCGCGAGGCGCTGGAGACGGCCGGCGGCATCCGCCAGGCCCTGCCGTTGCTCGGCGACGAACCCTTCCTGGTGGTCAATGGCGACGTGTTCTGCGATGCCGATTTCGCCGCGGTCAGTCTCCGGACGGACGATCTCGCGCAGTTGCTGCTGGTGCCCAACCCGGCGCATCACCCGGCGGGCGACTTCCTGCTGCGCGGCGGGCGCATCGTCCCCGGCGAGGATGTGCATGACGCGCACGATGCGCGCCTGACCTTCTCCGGCATCGGCATGTACCACCCCGCGCTCTTCGCCGGGCTTGCCGCCGGCAGCAAGGCCAGGCTCGCGCCGCTGCTGCGCGAGGCCGCCACCGCCGGCCGCGTCGGCGGCAGCCGGCACGACGGCCTCTGGGTGGACGTGGGCACGCCGGCCCGGCTGGCCGAACTGGACCGCAGCCTGCGCATCGAAGCTGAACGAAGCCCCGCCCGCGGCGAGTGA
- a CDS encoding MetQ/NlpA family ABC transporter substrate-binding protein, with translation MSRTLRNLLAAALGTLAVAAAHAADRLVIAATPVPHAEILEFVKPMLAKEGVQLEVKVFTDYVQPSMQTNEKRVDGNFFLHKPYLDEFKKKQKNDIQTIVTKVHVEPLGAYSARYKDAAALPEGATVAIPNDPSNSGRALLLMARKGLITLKDPNNISATQKDIAANPKKLKIRELEAATLPRILNQVDLAVINTNYAIEAGLDPLKDSLFIEDATSPYANLLVAREDNASSPAIKKLAAALNSPEVKQFIADKYKGAVVPAF, from the coding sequence ATGTCCCGTACCCTCCGCAACCTGCTTGCCGCCGCACTCGGCACGCTCGCCGTCGCCGCCGCCCACGCGGCCGACCGCCTCGTCATCGCAGCCACCCCGGTGCCGCACGCCGAGATCCTCGAATTCGTCAAACCGATGCTGGCCAAGGAAGGCGTCCAGCTCGAGGTGAAGGTGTTCACCGACTACGTGCAGCCGTCCATGCAGACCAACGAGAAGCGGGTCGATGGCAACTTCTTCCTGCACAAGCCCTATCTGGACGAGTTCAAGAAGAAGCAGAAGAACGACATCCAGACCATCGTCACCAAGGTCCACGTCGAGCCGCTGGGGGCGTATTCGGCCAGGTACAAGGATGCGGCCGCGCTGCCCGAGGGCGCGACGGTGGCGATTCCGAACGATCCGTCGAACTCCGGGCGTGCGCTGCTGCTGATGGCGCGCAAGGGCTTGATCACGCTGAAGGACCCGAACAACATCTCGGCCACGCAGAAGGACATCGCCGCCAACCCGAAGAAGCTGAAGATCCGCGAACTGGAAGCGGCGACGCTGCCGCGCATCCTGAACCAGGTTGATCTGGCGGTGATCAACACCAACTACGCGATCGAGGCCGGCCTCGATCCGTTGAAGGATTCGCTGTTCATCGAGGATGCGACCTCGCCCTACGCCAACCTGCTGGTGGCGCGCGAGGACAACGCCAGCAGCCCGGCGATCAAGAAGCTGGCGGCGGCGCTGAATTCGCCCGAGGTGAAGCAGTTCATCGCCGACAAGTACAAGGGCGCGGTGGTGCCGGCATTCTGA
- the pepP gene encoding Xaa-Pro aminopeptidase has translation MNAPTEAPTLDIAPFRARRERLLARMDAVGGGVAILPTAPERTRNRDTHYPYRHDSYFHYLTGFREPEAVVVLVAGAEPKQILFCRQKDEEREIWDGFRHGPDAACELFGFDEAWSVGDLERRLPDFLANQPVLWCGLGYDNEWDGKVMAALNAVRASARTGVTPPHSVRDLRADLDEMRLIKDASELATMRNAGRISAAAHCRAMRAARPGRFEYEIEAELLHAFRAAGSQYPAYPSIVASGANACVLHYVENDHRMEDGDLLLIDAGCELDGYASDITRSFPVNGRYTGPQRDIYQLVLDAQHAARAEIRPGAHWNQPHEAAVKVLAQGMIDLGLLQGQLDDVLEKGDYRRFYMHRTGHWLGMDVHDAGEYKLGGDWRPLEAGMVLTVEPGCYIRPAADVPQTFWNIGVRIEDDAVVTADGCEYLTDGVPREIADIEALMRDANRA, from the coding sequence ATGAACGCCCCTACCGAAGCCCCCACCCTCGACATCGCCCCCTTCCGCGCCCGCCGCGAGCGGCTGCTCGCACGCATGGACGCGGTCGGCGGCGGCGTCGCCATCCTGCCCACCGCGCCGGAGCGCACGCGCAACCGCGACACGCACTACCCCTACCGGCACGACAGCTACTTCCACTACCTCACCGGATTCCGCGAGCCCGAAGCGGTCGTCGTGCTGGTGGCCGGCGCCGAGCCCAAGCAGATCCTGTTCTGCCGCCAGAAGGACGAGGAGCGCGAGATCTGGGACGGCTTTCGCCACGGGCCGGACGCGGCCTGCGAACTCTTCGGCTTCGACGAAGCCTGGAGCGTCGGCGACCTCGAGCGCCGGCTGCCGGACTTTCTCGCCAACCAGCCGGTGCTGTGGTGCGGGCTGGGCTACGACAACGAATGGGACGGCAAGGTGATGGCCGCCCTCAACGCGGTGCGCGCCAGCGCCCGCACCGGCGTCACGCCGCCGCACTCGGTGCGCGACCTGCGCGCCGACCTCGACGAGATGCGCCTGATCAAGGACGCCAGCGAACTCGCCACGATGCGGAACGCCGGCCGGATCTCCGCCGCGGCGCATTGCCGCGCGATGCGCGCGGCGCGCCCGGGGCGCTTCGAATACGAGATCGAGGCCGAACTGCTGCACGCCTTCCGCGCCGCCGGCAGCCAGTACCCCGCCTACCCCTCCATCGTCGCCAGCGGCGCCAACGCCTGCGTGCTGCACTACGTCGAGAACGACCACCGCATGGAAGATGGCGACCTGCTGCTGATCGACGCCGGCTGCGAACTCGACGGCTACGCCTCCGACATCACCCGCAGCTTCCCGGTCAACGGCCGCTACACCGGCCCGCAGCGCGACATCTACCAGCTCGTGCTCGACGCGCAGCACGCCGCGCGCGCCGAGATCCGCCCCGGCGCGCACTGGAACCAACCGCACGAGGCGGCGGTGAAGGTGCTGGCGCAGGGCATGATCGATCTCGGCCTGCTGCAGGGACAGCTCGACGACGTGCTGGAAAAGGGCGACTACCGCCGCTTCTACATGCACCGCACCGGCCACTGGCTCGGCATGGACGTGCACGACGCCGGCGAATACAAGCTCGGCGGCGACTGGCGCCCGCTCGAGGCCGGCATGGTGCTGACGGTGGAGCCCGGCTGCTACATCCGCCCCGCGGCAGACGTGCCGCAGACCTTCTGGAACATCGGCGTGCGCATCGAGGACGACGCCGTGGTCACCGCCGACGGCTGCGAATACCTGACCGACGGCGTGCCGCGCGAAATCGCCGACATCGAAGCGCTGATGCGGGATGCGAACCGTGCCTGA
- a CDS encoding methionine ABC transporter permease — MDLSAIDWSDIWLATWETLVMTGVSLFFTVLLGLPLGILLFVTAKRQLLEQRALYAVLSFVVNVLRSVPFLILLIVMIPVTVILIGTSLGVEGAIPPLVVGTAPFFARLVENVLREVDRGVIEACQAMGIRTRHIIFGALLPEALPGLIAAVTVTAITLMSYAAMSGVIGGGGLGDLAIRFGYQRFQTEVMVITVALLVVLVQFIQYSGDRLVLYFTRK; from the coding sequence ATGGATCTGTCCGCCATCGACTGGAGCGACATCTGGCTGGCGACCTGGGAAACCCTGGTCATGACCGGCGTGTCGCTGTTCTTCACCGTGCTGCTCGGCCTGCCGCTGGGCATCCTGCTGTTCGTCACCGCGAAGCGCCAGTTGCTCGAGCAGCGCGCGCTGTACGCGGTGCTGTCCTTCGTCGTCAACGTGCTGCGCTCGGTGCCCTTCCTGATCCTGCTGATCGTGATGATCCCGGTCACCGTGATCCTGATCGGCACCTCGCTCGGGGTGGAGGGCGCGATCCCGCCGCTGGTGGTGGGCACCGCGCCGTTCTTCGCGCGCCTGGTCGAGAACGTGCTGCGCGAAGTCGACCGCGGCGTGATCGAGGCTTGCCAGGCGATGGGCATCCGCACCCGCCATATCATCTTCGGCGCCCTGCTGCCCGAGGCCCTGCCGGGGCTGATCGCCGCGGTGACCGTGACCGCGATCACGCTGATGTCCTATGCTGCGATGTCGGGCGTGATCGGCGGCGGCGGCCTCGGCGACCTCGCCATCCGTTTCGGCTATCAGCGCTTCCAGACCGAGGTGATGGTCATCACCGTCGCCCTGCTGGTGGTGCTGGTGCAGTTCATCCAGTACTCGGGCGACCGCCTGGTGCTGTATTTCACCCGCAAGTGA
- a CDS encoding aminoglycoside phosphotransferase family protein has protein sequence MHRLEQLHAWLADVMPGRTCRLAPASADASFRRYFRVSFDDGAPSRIVMDAPPSHEDCRPWLHVADLFRKAGAHVPDVLAHDTGHGFLLLSDLGSTTYLAALKEEGTPHDPQRAAHLYADALGTLAAIQAASRPGELPEYDRALLLREMMLFPEWYVARHKGVELSAAENAMLQASFERILAANLAEPRVFVHRDFHSRNLMLIDPAAGRGANPGVIDFQDAVYGPITYDLVSLFKDAYIRWDEEFVLDLLVRYWEAARKLGLPVRGDFADFHRDYEWMGVQRHLKVLGIFARLYHRDGKDGYLADMPLVMDYLRRACKRYRDLGPLLKLLDRLEPEEVQAGYTF, from the coding sequence TTGCACCGCCTCGAACAACTGCACGCCTGGCTGGCCGATGTCATGCCCGGCCGCACCTGCCGGCTCGCGCCCGCCTCGGCCGACGCGAGCTTTCGCCGCTACTTCCGCGTCAGCTTCGACGACGGCGCCCCGTCGCGGATCGTCATGGACGCGCCGCCGTCGCACGAGGATTGCCGCCCCTGGCTGCACGTCGCCGACCTGTTCCGCAAGGCCGGCGCGCACGTGCCCGACGTGCTGGCGCACGATACCGGACACGGTTTCCTGCTGCTGTCCGACCTCGGCTCGACCACCTACCTCGCTGCGCTGAAGGAGGAAGGCACGCCGCACGACCCGCAGCGCGCCGCCCATCTCTATGCCGACGCGCTCGGCACGCTGGCGGCGATCCAGGCCGCGAGCCGGCCGGGGGAACTGCCCGAGTACGACCGCGCGCTGCTGCTGCGCGAGATGATGCTGTTCCCGGAGTGGTACGTCGCGCGCCACAAGGGCGTCGAACTGAGCGCCGCCGAGAACGCGATGCTGCAGGCCAGCTTCGAGCGCATCCTCGCGGCCAACCTCGCCGAGCCCCGCGTCTTCGTGCATCGCGACTTCCACTCCCGCAACCTGATGCTGATCGACCCCGCCGCCGGGCGCGGCGCCAACCCGGGCGTGATCGACTTCCAGGACGCGGTATATGGCCCCATCACCTACGATCTCGTCTCGCTGTTCAAGGATGCCTACATCCGCTGGGACGAGGAATTCGTTCTCGACCTGCTGGTGCGCTACTGGGAGGCGGCGAGAAAGCTCGGCCTGCCGGTGCGCGGGGACTTCGCCGATTTCCACCGCGACTACGAATGGATGGGCGTGCAGCGCCACCTCAAGGTGCTGGGCATCTTCGCGCGGCTGTATCACCGCGACGGCAAGGACGGCTACCTGGCCGACATGCCGCTGGTGATGGACTACCTGCGCCGCGCCTGCAAGCGCTACCGCGACCTCGGCCCGCTGCTGAAGCTGCTCGACCGGCTCGAGCCGGAAGAGGTGCAGGCCGGCTACACCTTCTGA
- a CDS encoding helix-turn-helix domain-containing protein — protein sequence MSRSNEIAESVFRTLDQYFRDLDGEKPGAIYDMVIRNVERPMLEFVLQRAKGNQTMAAEMLGINRNTLRRKLTDYDLL from the coding sequence ATGAGCCGCAGCAACGAGATTGCCGAATCCGTCTTCCGCACGCTGGACCAGTATTTCCGCGACCTCGATGGCGAGAAGCCGGGCGCGATCTACGACATGGTGATCCGCAACGTCGAGCGCCCGATGCTCGAATTCGTGCTGCAGCGCGCCAAGGGCAACCAGACCATGGCGGCCGAGATGCTCGGCATCAACCGCAACACCCTGCGCCGCAAGCTGACCGACTACGACCTGCTCTGA
- a CDS encoding FAD-dependent monooxygenase, translating into MRTVPDLLIVGAGPVGLALALALRDGGLDIVLADARPREAVSSDPRDLALAHGSRLTLQRLGVWEAIPKTPIEHIHVSQQGGLGRTLIDAAEYDLPALGYVAPAGALAAALRVAVDAAGIPVLDATEVTNLACGADDVVASLAGADGAASTLRARLAACAEGGLRAGDADVVEHDYRQHALIAQVEVAGGHRRTAFERFTREGPIALLPRGDGYALVHVARPDTADALLALDDAAYLARLQGHIGGRARLTGVGPRLRYPLVLRYRRTAVGERTVWLGNAAQTLHPVAGQGFNLALRDVWALADTLQRKQAAHPPGAASTMQGGFDPGAPAVLAAYAASRGLDRFGTIRFTDTVVRTFSNDFAPLRHARGAALLALDLLPPLRGFIARRMMFGARAWP; encoded by the coding sequence ATGCGAACCGTGCCTGACCTGCTGATCGTCGGCGCCGGACCTGTCGGCCTGGCGCTCGCGCTGGCGCTGAGGGACGGCGGCCTCGACATCGTGCTGGCCGACGCCCGCCCGCGCGAGGCGGTCTCTTCCGACCCGCGCGACCTCGCGCTCGCCCACGGCAGCCGCCTCACGTTGCAGCGCCTGGGCGTGTGGGAGGCGATCCCGAAGACCCCCATCGAGCACATCCACGTCTCGCAGCAGGGCGGGCTGGGGCGCACGCTGATCGATGCCGCCGAGTACGACCTGCCGGCGCTGGGCTACGTCGCTCCGGCCGGCGCGCTGGCCGCCGCGCTGCGCGTCGCGGTCGACGCCGCCGGCATCCCCGTGCTGGACGCAACGGAAGTGACGAACCTCGCCTGCGGCGCCGATGACGTGGTCGCCAGCCTCGCCGGGGCGGACGGCGCCGCGTCGACCTTGCGCGCCCGGCTCGCCGCCTGCGCCGAGGGCGGCCTGCGCGCCGGCGATGCGGACGTGGTCGAGCACGACTACCGCCAGCACGCGCTCATCGCCCAGGTCGAGGTCGCCGGCGGCCATCGGCGCACCGCCTTCGAGCGCTTCACCCGCGAAGGCCCCATCGCGCTGCTGCCCCGCGGCGACGGCTACGCGCTGGTCCACGTTGCCCGGCCGGACACTGCCGACGCTTTGCTCGCCCTCGACGACGCGGCCTATCTCGCCCGCCTGCAGGGCCACATCGGCGGCCGTGCCCGCCTGACCGGCGTCGGCCCGCGCCTGCGCTATCCGCTGGTACTGCGCTACCGGCGCACCGCCGTCGGCGAGCGCACCGTGTGGCTCGGCAATGCCGCGCAGACGCTGCATCCGGTCGCGGGCCAGGGCTTCAACCTCGCCCTGCGCGACGTGTGGGCGCTCGCCGACACCCTGCAGCGCAAGCAGGCCGCCCACCCGCCCGGCGCCGCCAGCACGATGCAGGGCGGTTTCGACCCCGGCGCCCCGGCGGTGCTCGCCGCCTACGCGGCGAGCCGCGGGCTCGACCGCTTCGGCACCATCCGCTTCACCGACACCGTGGTGCGCACGTTCAGCAACGATTTCGCGCCGCTGCGCCATGCGCGCGGCGCGGCGCTGCTCGCACTCGACCTCCTTCCGCCGCTGCGCGGCTTCATCGCCCGCCGCATGATGTTCGGCGCGCGGGCCTGGCCCTGA
- a CDS encoding methionine ABC transporter ATP-binding protein yields MIRIENLHKTYRAADGREVRALADIDLEIGSGEVFGIIGRSGAGKSTLIRTLNLLERPTSGRVLIDGDDVTRLDREALYALRRRVGMIFQHFNLLDAKTVAQNIDWPLKATGHGNAAARTARVAELLALVGLSEHGHRYPAQLSGGQKQRVGIARALANRPRLLLCDEATSALDPETTQSILKLLLDINRQLGLTIVLITHEMQVIRTICDRVAVIDGGRIVESGRVVDVFLHPRHPVTRSMVAQSDPLAAASLDPAHAYMGERLRGTLVRLTYLGDVTYQPILSRIMAASPVQITILQGEVSSIKDVPFGQLLLELEGSEDDVRQVFAELDRYRIHHEVLQ; encoded by the coding sequence GTGATCCGCATCGAGAACCTGCACAAGACCTATCGTGCCGCCGACGGCCGCGAGGTCCGGGCGCTCGCCGACATCGACCTCGAGATCGGCTCCGGCGAAGTGTTCGGCATCATCGGCCGCTCCGGGGCCGGCAAGAGCACGCTCATCCGCACGCTGAACCTGCTCGAGCGGCCGACTTCCGGCCGCGTGCTGATCGACGGCGACGACGTCACCCGCCTCGACCGCGAGGCGCTCTACGCGCTGCGCCGGCGCGTCGGCATGATCTTCCAGCATTTCAACCTGCTCGACGCCAAGACGGTGGCGCAGAACATCGACTGGCCGCTGAAGGCGACCGGCCACGGCAACGCCGCCGCGCGCACCGCGCGGGTGGCCGAACTGCTGGCGCTGGTGGGGCTGTCCGAACACGGCCACAGGTATCCGGCGCAGCTCTCGGGCGGGCAGAAGCAGCGCGTGGGCATCGCGCGCGCGCTCGCCAACCGGCCGCGCCTGCTGCTGTGCGACGAGGCGACCTCCGCGCTCGATCCCGAGACCACGCAGTCCATCCTCAAGCTGCTGCTCGACATCAACCGCCAGCTCGGGCTCACGATCGTGCTGATCACGCACGAGATGCAGGTCATCCGCACGATCTGCGACCGCGTCGCGGTGATCGACGGCGGACGCATCGTCGAGAGCGGCAGGGTCGTGGACGTCTTCCTGCATCCGCGGCATCCGGTCACGCGCAGCATGGTGGCGCAGAGCGACCCGCTCGCCGCCGCCAGCCTGGACCCCGCGCACGCCTACATGGGCGAGCGCCTGCGCGGCACCCTGGTGCGCCTGACCTATCTCGGCGACGTCACCTACCAGCCCATCCTGAGCCGCATCATGGCCGCGTCCCCGGTCCAGATCACGATCCTGCAGGGCGAGGTGTCGAGCATCAAGGACGTGCCTTTCGGCCAGTTGCTGCTGGAACTCGAAGGCAGCGAGGACGACGTCCGCCAGGTGTTCGCCGAACTCGACCGCTATCGCATCCACCACGAGGTGCTGCAGTGA